From the genome of Agromyces intestinalis:
ACGTCCTCGTCTCGGGCGCCGGCATCGCCGGCACCGCGCTCGCACTGCAGCTCATCCGCAGCGGCATCCGCACCACGGTCATCGAGCGCGCCGCCGCTCCCCGGCCCGGCGGCCAGGCCGTCGACCTGCGCGGCCCGAGCCGCGAGGCCGCCGAGCGCATGGGCCTCATGCCCGGCATCACCCGCCACCAGCTCCAGGAGGAAGGACTCATCTACGTCGATGCCCACGGCCGCGGCTACGGCCGCATGGCGATGGAGGACTTCGACGGCCAGGGCGCCGTCGCCGAGATCGAGATCACCCGCGGCGACCTCGTCGAGGTCATCGCCGAGGCGCTGGCCGAGGCATCCGCCCTCGCCGTCGACGAGGCCGGCGAGCCGCTGCTCGACCTGCGCTACGACGACGCGATCGCGTCGCTGACGCAGGACGCCGACGGCGTCGACATCCGCTTCACCTCGGGCCGCTCGCGCCGGTTCGACCTCGTCGTCGGCGCCGACGGCGTGCACTCCGCGACCCGCCGACTCGCATTCGGCCCCGAAGAGCGGTACGCGACCCCGCTCGGCGGGTACGGCGCGTTCTTCACCATGCCGAGCCCCGCCGACCTCGAGCCCGACTGGTTCTCGATGCGGCTCGTGCCGGGCGCGATGCTCGGCATCCGGCCCGACGCCGACCCCGCGACCTCGAAGGCGATCCTCACCGTGCGCGGCCCGCACGACCCGTCGCTCCGGCGCGACCGCGCGGCCCAGCAGGAGGTCGTGCGCCAGGCGATCCAGGGGGCCGGATGGCACGCCGACGCGGTGCTCGCCGCGATGGAGGAAGCCGACGACTTCTACTTCGACGAGCTCGTGCGCGTCGACGTGCCCGATCTCGCCGCCGGCCGGGTCACCCTCGTCGGCGACGCCGGGTACTCGGGCTCGCCGCTGACCGGCATGGGCACCGCGATGGCGCTCGTCGGCGCGTACGTGCTCGCCGCCGAACTCGCCGCGACCCCCGGCGACCCCGCGGCCGCCATCGCACGGTACGGGGCGGCGATCGCGCCGTTCCTCGAGCAGGCGAAGAAGATCCCCGGCGGCAGCCTTTCGACGATGCTGCCGCGCACGAAGCTGCTCTCGGCGCTGTCGAAGGCCAACGTGAAGGTGATGCTGTCGCGCCCGCTGCGACCGCTCATGAAGCGGATGTTCCTCGCCGGCCAGGGCGCCGAGCTCGACCTTCCCGCAACCTCCGCCGACGCCGCCCTCGACCGCGTGAGCGCCGCCTGACGACGGCGCCGTCCGCGGCGCGAGAGGCCGCGCCGTCCGCGGCGCCGTCCGCGGCGCGATCCACGAGCCGAACCGCGGCCGGGCACGATCCGGCCGCGGTTAGGCTCGTCGTCATGGCCTACGACGTCTCGCGCATCCGTGCGCTGTTCCCCGCGCTCGAGACCGGATGGGCGCAGTTCGACGGGCCCGGCGGCACGCAGACCCCGCGCGCGGTCGGCGAGGCGATCGCCGCGACCCTCACGGGGCCGCTGTCGAACCGCGGCACCACGAGCCCGAGCGAGCAGCGCGCCGAGGATGCCGTGGCCGGATTCCGCCTCGCGATGGCCGACCTGCTCGACGCGCACCCGCGCGGCATCGTGCACGGCCGCAGCGCGACCCAGCTCGTCTACGACTTCTCGCGGCACTTGTCACGCGACTGGGGCCCCGGCGACGAAGTGATCGTCACCCGGCTCGACCACGACTCGAACGTGCGGCCGTGGGTGCAGGCCGCCGAGCGCACCGGCGCGACCGTGCGGTGGGCCGACTTCGACCCCGCCACCGCCGAGCTGCCGGTCGCCGCGATCGCCGATCTGCTCTCGGAGCGCACTCGGGTGGTCGCGGTCACGGCCGCGTCGAACCTGCTGGGCACGATGCCGGATGTCGCGGCCATCGCCGAGGCCGCGCACGCCGTCGGCGCGCTCGTGTTCGTCGACGGCGTGCACTTCACCGCGCATGAGCTGCCGGCGCTCGGCGCGCTCGGCGCCGACCTGTTCACCTGCTCGCCGTACAAGTTCCTCGGGCCGCACTGCGGCGTGCTCGCGGGCGACCCGGCGCTGCTCGAGACGATCCGCCCCGACAAGCTCGCGCCGTCGACGAACGTCGTGCCCGAGCGGTTCGAGTTCGGCACGCTGCCGTACGAGCTGCTCGCCGGGGTGACGGCCGCCGTCGACGTGCTCGCGGGCCTCGATACTGCGCCCGACCAGGGCGTGGCATCCGGTTCGCGACGAGATCGACTGGATGCCTCGTACCGGGCGCTGCACGCGCACGAGTCGGCCCTGCTCGCCGAACTGGAGGCCGCGCTGGCCGACCTGCCCCGCGTGACGGTGCACTCGCGCGCCACGCGGCGCACGCCTACCCTGCTGCTCACCTTCGAGGGACGCGAGGCGGCGTCGGTGACGGCGGCGCTCGCTTCGCGGCGCATCCTCGCGCCGAGCGACAACTTCTACGCGCTCGAGGCTTCGCGTCGGCTCGGCCTCGGCGAGGCGGGCGGGCTGCGCGTCGGGCTCGCGCCGTACACCGACGCCGACGACATCCAGCGACTCATCGACGGGCTGAAGGAGGCCATCGCATGACTACGGAATCCGGCACGACGAACGCCACGGGCGCCGAGCGCGGCGCCGAACTGCGACGACTGCATACTGCCCCCGAACTGCTGCAGGTCGTCAACGTGTGGGACGTCGTCAGCGCGAAGGTCGTCGCCGCGCATCCAGAGACCCGCGCGCTCGCGACGGCCGGGCATTCGATCGCCGCGAGCTTCGGCTATGCCGACGGCGAGATCCCGATCCACCTGATGCTCGACATGATCGGCCGGATCGCCGCAGCGGTCGACGTGCCCGTGAGCGCCGACCTCGACGACGGCCACGGCGATGCGGCCGAGACCGTGCGGCGCGCGATCGGCGTCGGCGCCGTCGGCGCGAACATCGAGGACCGCCTGCGCCCGCTCGATGAGTCGATCGACGTCGTGCGCGCGGTCGTGGCGGCCGCCGAGACCGAGGGGGTGCCGTTCGCGCTCAATGCGCGCACCGACGCCTTTCTGCTCGCCGGCGACCGCCCGTTCGCCGACTCGCTGAGCGACGCGATCGCACGCGGTCGCGCATACATCGACGCAGGCGCGACGTGCGTGTTCGTGCCCGGCAACTTCGGCGAGGAC
Proteins encoded in this window:
- a CDS encoding FAD-dependent monooxygenase; this encodes MTTRPTPHVLVSGAGIAGTALALQLIRSGIRTTVIERAAAPRPGGQAVDLRGPSREAAERMGLMPGITRHQLQEEGLIYVDAHGRGYGRMAMEDFDGQGAVAEIEITRGDLVEVIAEALAEASALAVDEAGEPLLDLRYDDAIASLTQDADGVDIRFTSGRSRRFDLVVGADGVHSATRRLAFGPEERYATPLGGYGAFFTMPSPADLEPDWFSMRLVPGAMLGIRPDADPATSKAILTVRGPHDPSLRRDRAAQQEVVRQAIQGAGWHADAVLAAMEEADDFYFDELVRVDVPDLAAGRVTLVGDAGYSGSPLTGMGTAMALVGAYVLAAELAATPGDPAAAIARYGAAIAPFLEQAKKIPGGSLSTMLPRTKLLSALSKANVKVMLSRPLRPLMKRMFLAGQGAELDLPATSADAALDRVSAA
- a CDS encoding cysteine desulfurase-like protein: MAYDVSRIRALFPALETGWAQFDGPGGTQTPRAVGEAIAATLTGPLSNRGTTSPSEQRAEDAVAGFRLAMADLLDAHPRGIVHGRSATQLVYDFSRHLSRDWGPGDEVIVTRLDHDSNVRPWVQAAERTGATVRWADFDPATAELPVAAIADLLSERTRVVAVTAASNLLGTMPDVAAIAEAAHAVGALVFVDGVHFTAHELPALGALGADLFTCSPYKFLGPHCGVLAGDPALLETIRPDKLAPSTNVVPERFEFGTLPYELLAGVTAAVDVLAGLDTAPDQGVASGSRRDRLDASYRALHAHESALLAELEAALADLPRVTVHSRATRRTPTLLLTFEGREAASVTAALASRRILAPSDNFYALEASRRLGLGEAGGLRVGLAPYTDADDIQRLIDGLKEAIA
- a CDS encoding isocitrate lyase/PEP mutase family protein, whose translation is MTTESGTTNATGAERGAELRRLHTAPELLQVVNVWDVVSAKVVAAHPETRALATAGHSIAASFGYADGEIPIHLMLDMIGRIAAAVDVPVSADLDDGHGDAAETVRRAIGVGAVGANIEDRLRPLDESIDVVRAVVAAAETEGVPFALNARTDAFLLAGDRPFADSLSDAIARGRAYIDAGATCVFVPGNFGEDVVAALVDGIGERRVSVIGLPALPAPGRLEELGVARVSYGPTTQRVALGALDDLTASLYAGGVLPRVIRDLN